A section of the Dictyoglomus sp. genome encodes:
- the clpP gene encoding ATP-dependent Clp endopeptidase proteolytic subunit ClpP — MTLIPIVIEQTPRGERAYDIYSRLLKSRIVFLGTAINDEVANLVIAQLLFLESEDPEKDIYLYINSPGGEVSAGLAIYDTIRHIKPKVATVCVGQAASMAAILLSAGDRGKRYALPNSRVMIHQPLGGIYGPASDLEIHTREILKLRQTLNEILAYHTGQPLEKIQRDTDRDFFMSAKEAKEYGIIDEILESKKL; from the coding sequence ATGACTTTAATTCCTATAGTTATAGAACAAACACCTCGAGGAGAAAGAGCTTATGACATTTACTCTCGACTTTTAAAAAGCAGAATTGTTTTTTTGGGAACTGCTATTAATGATGAAGTTGCCAATTTAGTTATAGCTCAACTTCTTTTTTTAGAATCCGAAGATCCCGAAAAAGATATTTACCTTTATATAAATAGTCCAGGTGGTGAAGTCTCTGCAGGTCTAGCTATATATGATACCATAAGGCATATAAAACCAAAAGTAGCTACAGTCTGTGTAGGCCAAGCCGCAAGTATGGCTGCAATACTTCTTTCTGCAGGAGATAGAGGAAAAAGATATGCTCTTCCTAATTCAAGGGTTATGATCCATCAACCATTAGGAGGAATATATGGACCTGCTTCAGATCTAGAAATTCATACAAGAGAAATATTGAAGCTTCGTCAAACTTTAAATGAAATTCTTGCTTATCATACAGGGCAACCTTTAGAAAAGATTCAAAGAGATACTGACAGAGATTTCTTTATGTCTGCAAAAGAGGCGAAGGAGTATGGAATTATAGATGAAATCTTAGAAAGCAAAAAATTGTAA
- the tig gene encoding trigger factor, with product MVIREEAINYTFKKEEGSILTVDLEIDSSQREIVLEETYKYLIHRVNIPGFRRGKAPRVILEKFLGEDFYVEAIKIAAREAYKLVLEKEKIKPYSSPIFNLPQSWNENEKIKISFSLEIVPEIKIGEYKGFDIKMNNIEVNEEEINKVMEQLRLKYSKLKPVEDREVIEGDLVYVERETKEGERLEPLWIRINGEYNPEIEKELVGMKVAEHKIIETKFPEDYPNSKFAGRVIPLIWRVKKIWAYDLISDETLSKMLGYETLDDLYKGIRERILLEKREREKDRVFGEILKLILERSEIDPPQSMVLSVVETSLKSIIGDLERQGKTFQEYLESIGKSEEEFIEDLKSSAKTRIKVDYLLNYIAEKENIKVSDEELEEYIEEMARSENKDVKELKRVLNREGLIEDLRKRILINKVKEFLIEENMKNEGGGSE from the coding sequence ATGGTTATCAGAGAAGAAGCAATAAATTATACATTTAAAAAAGAAGAAGGAAGTATATTAACAGTAGATTTAGAAATAGACTCTTCTCAGAGGGAAATTGTTTTAGAAGAAACATATAAATATTTAATACATAGAGTTAATATCCCCGGATTTAGAAGAGGTAAAGCTCCAAGAGTAATTTTAGAAAAATTTTTGGGTGAGGATTTTTATGTTGAGGCTATAAAGATTGCTGCAAGAGAGGCGTATAAACTTGTTTTAGAAAAGGAAAAGATAAAACCATACTCGTCTCCTATCTTTAATTTACCTCAATCTTGGAATGAAAATGAGAAAATTAAGATATCTTTTTCTCTTGAAATTGTTCCGGAGATTAAAATAGGTGAATATAAGGGATTTGATATTAAGATGAATAATATTGAGGTAAATGAAGAAGAAATAAATAAGGTCATGGAACAGTTAAGATTGAAGTATAGTAAATTAAAACCAGTAGAAGATAGAGAAGTTATAGAGGGAGATCTAGTATATGTGGAAAGGGAAACAAAAGAAGGAGAAAGACTAGAACCTTTATGGATAAGAATTAATGGGGAATATAATCCTGAAATAGAAAAAGAACTTGTAGGTATGAAGGTTGCTGAGCATAAAATAATTGAAACAAAATTTCCTGAGGATTATCCTAATAGTAAATTTGCAGGAAGAGTTATCCCTTTAATTTGGAGAGTTAAAAAGATTTGGGCTTACGATCTTATAAGTGATGAGACTCTGTCTAAAATGTTAGGTTATGAAACACTTGATGATTTATATAAAGGTATAAGAGAGAGAATTCTTCTTGAGAAACGTGAAAGAGAAAAGGATAGAGTTTTTGGTGAAATTTTAAAATTAATTTTAGAAAGAAGTGAAATAGATCCTCCCCAGAGTATGGTGTTATCAGTTGTAGAAACCTCTTTAAAAAGTATAATAGGAGATTTAGAAAGACAAGGAAAGACTTTCCAAGAGTATTTGGAAAGTATTGGAAAAAGTGAAGAAGAGTTTATTGAAGATCTCAAATCATCTGCTAAGACAAGAATCAAAGTGGATTACTTGTTAAATTATATTGCTGAAAAAGAGAATATAAAGGTAAGTGATGAAGAGCTAGAAGAATATATAGAAGAAATGGCAAGATCTGAAAATAAAGATGTAAAAGAATTAAAGAGAGTTTTAAATAGAGAAGGATTAATTGAAGATCTAAGGAAGAGAATACTTATTAATAAAGTCAAAGAATTTTTGATAGAAGAAAATATGAAAAATGAAGGGGGAGGATCTGAATGA
- the amrB gene encoding AmmeMemoRadiSam system protein B yields the protein MKRLPQVAGYFYPRDKEELIKYLEKFIKREEKTIRAKGCISPHAGYIYSGSIAGKVYSGIDIPDKVILLGPNHHGLGYPSSIYSKGSWSTPLGETEIDEDLANKILKNSKYLKEDFSAHSLEHSLEVQLPFLQYLNPKVKIVPINIYDYNWNNLEDLATAIKNSIDRDILIVASSDFSHYEPHEIAKEKDYYAIEAILNIDPKEFYERVKKRKISICGIGPIITLLLVLNSLGIKNSKLVDYKTSGDVTEEYEAVVGYAGIIFF from the coding sequence ATGAAAAGATTACCACAGGTAGCAGGATATTTTTATCCGAGAGATAAGGAAGAACTTATTAAATACTTAGAAAAATTTATAAAAAGAGAAGAAAAAACTATAAGAGCTAAAGGCTGTATCTCTCCCCATGCAGGATATATATATTCGGGTTCTATTGCAGGAAAAGTTTATTCAGGTATAGATATTCCCGATAAAGTTATTCTGTTAGGACCTAATCATCATGGTTTAGGTTATCCTTCATCTATTTATTCTAAGGGTTCTTGGTCTACTCCTCTAGGAGAAACCGAAATTGATGAAGATTTGGCTAATAAAATATTGAAAAATTCAAAATATTTAAAGGAAGATTTCTCCGCTCATTCTTTAGAACATTCTCTTGAAGTTCAACTGCCATTCCTCCAATATCTGAATCCAAAGGTTAAGATAGTTCCAATAAATATATATGATTATAACTGGAATAATTTAGAAGATTTAGCTACTGCTATAAAAAATAGCATAGATAGAGATATATTAATTGTTGCAAGTTCAGACTTTTCCCACTATGAACCTCATGAGATAGCTAAAGAAAAAGATTACTACGCAATAGAGGCTATTTTAAATATAGATCCAAAAGAATTTTATGAAAGAGTTAAAAAAAGAAAAATAAGTATATGTGGAATTGGGCCTATTATTACATTGCTTTTAGTCCTTAATAGTCTAGGAATTAAAAATTCAAAGCTTGTAGATTACAAGACTTCAGGTGATGTAACTGAAGAATATGAAGCTGTAGTAGGATATGCAGGAATAATATTTTTCTAA
- the pth gene encoding aminoacyl-tRNA hydrolase, translating into MTERLAIIGLGNPGFEYSRTRHNIGFMIVDYLQNYFNFPKYQIKALYHVTFKEILNKKIYLIKPQTYMNLSGIGVKEFLLYQSLDLREILVVHDDLDLELGRIRIRYNGKDGGHKGIKSIIEELNSKDFYRMRIGIGRPRSKEEIVEYVLSNFKDEEIEIIHKVIKLTPEIVKVILEEGWEKAQNIFNRKCLP; encoded by the coding sequence ATGACTGAGAGATTAGCTATTATAGGCTTAGGAAATCCAGGCTTTGAATACTCTAGAACCCGTCATAATATTGGTTTTATGATTGTAGATTATCTACAAAATTACTTTAATTTCCCTAAATACCAGATTAAAGCTTTATATCATGTCACCTTTAAAGAAATTTTAAACAAGAAAATATACTTAATAAAACCGCAAACATACATGAATTTAAGTGGTATTGGAGTGAAAGAATTTCTTCTTTATCAGTCTCTTGATCTTAGAGAAATTCTTGTGGTTCATGATGACTTAGATTTGGAGTTGGGAAGAATAAGAATTAGATATAACGGTAAAGACGGTGGACATAAGGGAATCAAATCTATAATTGAGGAATTAAATTCTAAAGATTTTTATAGAATGCGAATTGGGATAGGAAGGCCTAGATCTAAAGAAGAAATAGTAGAATATGTACTTTCGAATTTCAAAGATGAAGAGATAGAAATTATCCATAAAGTTATTAAATTGACTCCTGAAATAGTTAAAGTTATTTTAGAGGAGGGATGGGAAAAAGCACAAAACATCTTTAATAGAAAATGTTTACCTTGA
- the mfd gene encoding transcription-repair coupling factor, which produces MFTLKKYINEDEDLKTLLEEIKNKKEIKIAGICEGFFPLFLYFLNSNYNSHILWIVNNEDKLESWNFLSQYIENFYTFLPFVHLPYEKPLRSPTTESKRIKVLEKILKNEKSFILAPLKSLIYPLLSPQKLKESFILLKKGTEIKREKILEYLLTNSYEKTDRVERMGQFSIRGGIIDIFSPSSSLPLRIEFLGDEIESLRFFDHETQRSVRLIDEFSLSPLNELLGEKNEEKLFHKEEKFTFFDYLPSNTLIILEDLNESIKILELWENKGKENFERRISYKEKLPKDLYLNKLIFSRYIENFPRILINSYWNPDIIFSFSSPPTYRGKIEILEKDLERYLTEGWNIYIQSYYKEILEEKTKKIANKIKFLISEELQEGFIWEKLKILLLTDKEIFGWKKKKPIKVIKSNNKVDLSHFEIGDYIVHINYGIGRFLGLKKLTIKGETKEYIQLEYADQTYVFVPLEEMHLIQKYVSPSGQNPVLSRLGTKSWEETKKKVKESVKEIARELIKMYAKREIEEGYAFSQDTEWQRELEASFPYEETEDQIKALYEIKKDMESKKPMERVLIGDVGFGKTELALRASFKAVLDGKQVAILVPTTLLAFQHWRVFKERLNAFPVNVEVLSRLKSSSEQKKILKRLKKGEIDILIGTHRILQKDVEFKDLGLIIVDEEHRFGVFQKEGFKKKYPNVDILYLSATPIPRTLSMVLSGIRQFSVLETPPQNRLPIETFVVEFNPQIIREGIKRELERNGQVYYICNDISRLESIAKMLNNLVPEARIGIVHGKMEEKELTKTMSEFYEGKIDILIATTIVESGLDVPNANTLIVENAEHMGLAQLYQLRGRIGRSSRKAYAYFLHSPLKSLSTEGIKRLEALKEFSALGSGLRLALRDLEIRGAGNLLGKEQHGHMEEVGFYLYMQMLEEAIKELKQEKEEKIDCRISLPYSVFIPENYISNASERIYYYQKLVKLENLESLEEIKEEMEDIYGKIPKEIQVLFILAEIKYRAQKMKISKIDISRDKAIFYFSNGKRELSLPNGDFIIQGKFIIKFLSEISLVYGKKP; this is translated from the coding sequence ATGTTTACCTTGAAAAAGTATATTAATGAAGATGAAGACTTAAAGACCCTTTTAGAAGAAATTAAAAATAAGAAAGAGATAAAAATTGCTGGTATTTGTGAAGGATTTTTCCCTCTTTTTTTATATTTTCTGAATTCTAATTATAACTCACATATTTTGTGGATTGTAAACAATGAAGATAAATTAGAATCATGGAATTTTCTTTCTCAGTATATAGAAAATTTTTATACTTTTTTACCATTTGTCCATCTTCCTTATGAAAAACCATTAAGATCTCCTACTACAGAAAGTAAAAGAATTAAAGTTCTTGAAAAAATTTTAAAAAACGAAAAGTCTTTTATCTTAGCACCCCTAAAGTCATTGATTTATCCGTTACTTTCTCCTCAAAAGTTAAAAGAAAGTTTTATTTTGCTAAAAAAGGGCACAGAGATTAAAAGAGAAAAAATCTTAGAATATTTACTAACAAATTCTTATGAAAAAACTGATAGAGTAGAGAGAATGGGACAATTTAGCATAAGAGGGGGAATCATAGATATATTTTCCCCTTCGAGCTCTCTTCCTTTAAGAATTGAGTTTCTAGGTGATGAAATAGAATCTTTAAGATTTTTTGACCATGAGACTCAAAGATCTGTGAGATTAATTGACGAATTCTCTCTGTCACCTCTTAATGAATTATTAGGAGAAAAAAATGAAGAAAAATTGTTCCATAAAGAGGAAAAATTTACTTTCTTTGATTATTTACCTTCTAACACTCTAATAATATTGGAAGATCTTAATGAGAGTATTAAAATACTTGAATTATGGGAAAATAAAGGAAAAGAAAACTTCGAAAGAAGAATATCTTACAAAGAGAAACTACCTAAAGACTTATATTTAAATAAGCTCATCTTCTCTAGATATATTGAAAATTTTCCTAGAATCTTAATAAACTCCTATTGGAATCCTGATATTATCTTTTCTTTTTCTTCCCCACCTACTTATAGGGGAAAGATTGAAATCCTAGAAAAAGACTTAGAAAGATATTTGACTGAGGGATGGAATATATATATCCAAAGTTATTATAAAGAAATTTTAGAAGAAAAAACTAAAAAAATTGCAAACAAAATAAAATTTTTAATTTCTGAAGAACTACAAGAGGGATTTATCTGGGAGAAACTAAAAATCTTATTATTAACGGATAAAGAAATATTTGGATGGAAAAAGAAAAAACCTATAAAGGTTATTAAAAGTAATAATAAAGTAGATTTAAGTCATTTCGAAATTGGAGATTATATTGTACATATAAATTATGGTATAGGTAGGTTTTTAGGTTTAAAAAAACTAACAATAAAGGGTGAAACTAAAGAATACATTCAATTAGAATATGCAGATCAAACTTACGTATTTGTTCCTTTAGAAGAAATGCATTTAATTCAAAAGTATGTTTCTCCCAGTGGACAAAACCCAGTATTAAGCAGATTAGGAACAAAATCTTGGGAAGAAACAAAAAAGAAAGTGAAAGAATCAGTAAAAGAAATCGCACGAGAATTAATAAAAATGTATGCAAAAAGAGAAATAGAGGAGGGTTATGCTTTTTCTCAAGATACTGAATGGCAAAGAGAATTAGAAGCAAGTTTTCCATACGAGGAAACTGAAGATCAAATAAAAGCTCTTTACGAGATTAAGAAAGATATGGAATCTAAAAAACCAATGGAAAGAGTTTTAATTGGAGATGTTGGCTTTGGAAAAACAGAATTGGCTTTAAGAGCAAGCTTTAAAGCAGTTCTAGATGGAAAACAAGTAGCAATATTAGTTCCCACCACTCTTCTTGCCTTCCAACATTGGAGAGTTTTTAAAGAAAGATTAAATGCTTTTCCTGTAAATGTAGAAGTCTTAAGTAGATTAAAATCTAGTTCAGAACAAAAGAAAATTTTAAAAAGATTAAAAAAAGGAGAAATAGATATTTTAATTGGAACTCATAGAATTTTGCAAAAGGATGTAGAATTTAAAGACTTAGGATTAATAATAGTAGATGAAGAACATAGATTCGGCGTTTTTCAGAAAGAAGGATTCAAAAAGAAATATCCTAATGTGGATATTCTTTATCTTTCTGCTACCCCAATACCACGAACTCTTTCTATGGTACTGAGTGGGATAAGACAATTTTCTGTTTTAGAAACACCTCCCCAAAATAGACTTCCTATAGAGACTTTTGTTGTGGAATTTAATCCTCAGATAATTCGAGAAGGAATCAAGAGAGAATTAGAAAGAAATGGACAGGTATATTATATCTGTAACGATATATCTCGTTTAGAGTCTATTGCTAAAATGCTAAATAATTTAGTTCCAGAAGCAAGAATTGGTATTGTCCATGGAAAAATGGAAGAAAAAGAATTAACAAAGACAATGTCAGAGTTTTATGAAGGGAAAATTGATATTCTTATTGCAACAACAATTGTAGAATCAGGTCTAGATGTTCCCAATGCTAATACTCTAATTGTTGAAAATGCAGAACATATGGGATTAGCGCAACTTTATCAACTGAGAGGAAGAATAGGAAGATCATCGAGAAAGGCTTATGCATATTTCTTACATTCTCCCTTGAAATCATTATCTACAGAAGGCATAAAAAGATTAGAAGCTTTAAAAGAATTTTCTGCCTTAGGTTCAGGCTTAAGATTAGCATTAAGAGATTTAGAAATAAGAGGGGCAGGAAATTTATTAGGAAAAGAACAACACGGACATATGGAAGAAGTTGGATTCTATCTTTATATGCAGATGTTAGAAGAAGCAATTAAAGAGTTGAAACAAGAAAAAGAGGAAAAAATAGATTGCAGAATATCTTTACCTTATTCTGTGTTTATTCCTGAAAATTATATCTCAAATGCAAGTGAAAGAATTTATTATTATCAAAAACTCGTAAAACTCGAAAATTTAGAATCTCTAGAAGAAATAAAAGAAGAAATGGAAGATATTTATGGAAAGATACCTAAAGAGATTCAAGTCTTATTTATCTTAGCAGAGATAAAATATAGGGCTCAGAAGATGAAAATTTCTAAGATTGATATTTCAAGAGACAAGGCTATATTTTATTTCTCCAATGGGAAAAGAGAACTTTCTTTACCAAATGGAGATTTTATTATCCAAGGTAAGTTTATAATTAAATTTTTAAGCGAGATCTCACTAGTTTATGGAAAAAAACCGTGA
- a CDS encoding SurA N-terminal domain-containing protein produces the protein MDLKGTFQKIFIILTIIGALIGISIAFIYYQMNNYPVVKVNGLNISRADYKDQFKRVKDQYAIYFGVDFTTTDGKKLLSTVKNEAIKSLAQWKIIEAEAKKREISVSNREVEDKFKEIEKQFSTKLQFEMALAQYGLTPSSFKREIKKSLLSSKLMAEIGKDEKVNENEMKKYYEENKYLFENPKQYKVSIILIKDEKKAKEVAKEIKDKKISFADAAKKYSEDSSTKDKGGDLGYISSGYLPAEVEKVTFTLPLNQVSNPIKTDQGYYITTVSEIKEAYTLPYIQAKPEIEKTLLNEKRSKVFNKWLEEQYKKAKIEKDFSDKDIWMRLWRKLIQFQQIFYRSEAKTPLPSTEEL, from the coding sequence ATGGATTTAAAAGGAACTTTTCAAAAAATTTTTATCATTCTTACTATTATTGGTGCGTTAATAGGAATTTCTATTGCTTTCATTTATTATCAGATGAATAATTATCCCGTAGTAAAAGTAAATGGACTTAATATTTCTAGAGCAGATTATAAAGATCAATTTAAAAGAGTTAAGGATCAATATGCAATTTATTTTGGTGTCGATTTTACTACTACTGATGGCAAAAAGCTCTTATCTACAGTAAAAAACGAGGCTATAAAAAGTTTAGCTCAATGGAAAATAATAGAAGCTGAGGCAAAGAAAAGAGAAATAAGTGTAAGTAATAGAGAAGTTGAAGATAAGTTCAAAGAAATCGAAAAACAATTTTCAACAAAACTTCAATTTGAAATGGCATTAGCTCAATATGGATTAACTCCAAGCTCCTTTAAAAGAGAAATTAAGAAAAGTCTATTATCCTCTAAGCTTATGGCAGAAATTGGGAAAGATGAAAAAGTCAACGAGAATGAGATGAAAAAATATTATGAAGAGAATAAATATCTTTTCGAAAATCCTAAACAATATAAGGTTTCAATAATATTAATTAAGGATGAAAAGAAAGCAAAAGAGGTTGCGAAAGAAATAAAAGATAAAAAAATATCTTTTGCTGACGCTGCTAAAAAGTATTCTGAGGATTCTTCAACTAAGGACAAGGGTGGAGATTTAGGTTATATTTCTTCAGGATATCTACCAGCAGAAGTGGAAAAAGTTACTTTTACTCTTCCTTTAAATCAAGTAAGTAATCCAATAAAAACAGATCAAGGATATTACATAACAACGGTAAGTGAAATAAAAGAAGCATATACTCTTCCATATATCCAGGCAAAACCAGAAATAGAAAAAACTCTTCTTAATGAGAAAAGAAGCAAAGTATTCAACAAATGGTTAGAAGAACAGTATAAAAAAGCAAAGATAGAAAAAGATTTCTCTGATAAAGATATATGGATGAGGCTATGGAGAAAATTGATTCAATTCCAGCAAATCTTTTATAGATCGGAAGCAAAAACCCCCTTACCATCCACAGAAGAGTTGTAG
- the mazG gene encoding nucleoside triphosphate pyrophosphohydrolase, producing MEELCKNFIELVNILQKVRRECPWDKKQTPYSLLTYFLEETYELVESIQENKEENIKEELGDVLIHVIMQSIMAEERKSFNLSDVLKLVKDKLITRHPHIFGEKEVKNVEEVLVNWENIKQEENNKGILDGVPKTLPSLLASLRIQEKVSHVGFDWKNVHEVFPKLKEELAELEDALSTERKEKIEEEIGDLLFSIVNLSRHLGINPEFALKNTNKKFIERFKFVEKKVKETGRNWEDLTLEEMDKWWESSKNLF from the coding sequence ATGGAAGAATTATGTAAAAATTTTATAGAATTGGTAAATATTCTTCAGAAAGTGAGGAGAGAATGTCCTTGGGACAAGAAACAAACCCCTTATTCTCTCTTGACATACTTCTTAGAGGAAACTTACGAACTTGTAGAGAGTATTCAAGAAAATAAGGAAGAAAATATAAAGGAAGAACTAGGAGATGTTCTTATCCATGTAATTATGCAAAGTATAATGGCAGAAGAGAGAAAAAGTTTTAATTTATCTGATGTATTAAAACTTGTCAAAGATAAACTTATAACAAGACATCCCCATATTTTTGGAGAAAAAGAAGTTAAGAATGTAGAGGAAGTTCTAGTTAATTGGGAAAACATAAAACAAGAAGAAAATAATAAGGGAATTTTAGATGGAGTTCCCAAAACATTACCCTCACTTCTTGCTTCCCTAAGAATTCAAGAAAAAGTATCTCATGTTGGATTTGACTGGAAAAATGTTCACGAAGTATTTCCTAAACTAAAAGAAGAATTAGCCGAATTAGAGGATGCATTGAGTACTGAGAGAAAAGAAAAAATAGAAGAGGAGATCGGTGATCTATTATTTAGTATTGTAAACCTTTCTCGACATTTAGGAATAAATCCTGAATTTGCCTTAAAAAACACTAATAAAAAGTTTATTGAAAGATTTAAATTCGTAGAAAAAAAAGTAAAAGAAACAGGAAGAAACTGGGAAGATCTGACCTTAGAAGAGATGGATAAATGGTGGGAATCTTCTAAAAATCTTTTTTAA
- a CDS encoding HU family DNA-binding protein yields MKKAEFISKVAEKAKITKKEAAKVVNSVIETITETLAKGEPVQFVGFGTFSVRKRAAREGRNPRTQQPIKIPATKVPVFRAGKELREAVKK; encoded by the coding sequence ATGAAGAAGGCAGAATTTATCTCTAAAGTAGCAGAAAAAGCAAAAATTACAAAGAAAGAAGCCGCAAAAGTGGTTAATAGCGTAATAGAAACCATAACTGAGACTCTTGCAAAAGGAGAGCCAGTTCAATTTGTAGGTTTTGGAACTTTCTCCGTTAGAAAAAGAGCAGCAAGAGAAGGAAGAAATCCTCGTACACAACAACCAATTAAAATTCCTGCAACAAAGGTACCAGTTTTTCGTGCTGGAAAAGAATTAAGAGAAGCTGTGAAGAAATAA
- the gcvT gene encoding glycine cleavage system aminomethyltransferase GcvT, giving the protein MAKRLYLEEEHAKLNPKFIEFAGWYMPLEYQGIIKEHLQVRTKSGIFDISHMGRIRIKGKSSYEFLQRITSNDLDKLYPGKAQYSLILSPKGTILDDVILYMINKEEYLLVVNAGNKDKILSWIEENKSKDIEIEDQSEFLILFALQGPLSESILQPLIKEDLSKLKYYHFYITQIFETQVILSRTGYTGEDGFEIFIPKYKAKELWRYFLENPNVLPCGLGARDSLRIEMGYPLYGHEIDENTTPWEANLSFTVKLDKSYDFIGRKALLELKDKKTKFLIAFELLETSIPRKGHEIFYNDEKFGWVTSGTFSPILKKGIGMGYLKKEFLEGNLEVAIRDKKVKIKIVKLPFIKNTSIKKGVK; this is encoded by the coding sequence ATGGCAAAGAGGCTCTATTTAGAAGAAGAACATGCTAAATTAAACCCCAAATTTATAGAGTTTGCAGGATGGTATATGCCTTTAGAATACCAGGGAATAATTAAAGAACATCTTCAAGTAAGGACTAAATCAGGTATATTTGATATCTCTCATATGGGAAGAATAAGAATTAAGGGAAAAAGCTCTTATGAATTTCTTCAAAGAATTACCTCCAATGATCTTGATAAATTATATCCAGGAAAAGCTCAATATTCCTTGATTTTATCTCCTAAAGGAACCATTTTAGATGATGTTATCCTTTACATGATAAATAAAGAAGAATACCTTTTAGTAGTTAATGCAGGAAATAAGGATAAGATTTTATCTTGGATAGAGGAGAATAAATCTAAGGATATTGAAATTGAGGATCAAAGTGAATTTCTGATCTTATTTGCATTACAAGGACCTTTATCAGAATCTATTCTTCAACCCCTCATAAAAGAGGACCTTTCAAAATTAAAATATTACCATTTTTATATAACTCAAATATTTGAAACTCAAGTAATCCTTTCAAGAACTGGCTATACGGGAGAAGATGGCTTTGAAATTTTTATCCCCAAATATAAAGCTAAGGAGCTTTGGAGATACTTCCTAGAAAATCCCAATGTCCTTCCTTGTGGTCTAGGAGCAAGAGACTCTTTGAGAATAGAAATGGGATATCCTTTATATGGGCATGAAATTGATGAAAATACAACTCCCTGGGAAGCTAATCTTTCTTTTACTGTAAAACTTGATAAATCTTATGATTTTATTGGAAGAAAGGCATTGCTCGAGTTAAAAGATAAAAAAACTAAATTTCTTATCGCCTTTGAACTTTTAGAGACGAGTATACCAAGAAAAGGACATGAAATTTTTTATAATGATGAAAAATTTGGCTGGGTCACTAGTGGTACTTTTTCTCCAATATTAAAAAAGGGAATTGGAATGGGATATTTAAAAAAAGAATTTCTAGAAGGAAATTTAGAGGTTGCAATTAGAGACAAAAAAGTTAAGATAAAAATAGTTAAACTTCCATTTATTAAAAATACCTCAATTAAGAAAGGAGTGAAATAA
- the gcvH gene encoding glycine cleavage system protein GcvH, whose amino-acid sequence MYPEDRKYSKEHEWVKIEGKEAMIGITYYAQKELGDVVYVELPELGKEIKQGEVIATLESVKTASEVYSPLSGKIIKINEKLKDKPELINEDPYNNGWIVVLEISNPQEYNNLLSCEEYKKFIEE is encoded by the coding sequence ATGTATCCTGAAGATAGAAAATATTCAAAAGAACATGAGTGGGTAAAAATAGAAGGCAAAGAAGCTATGATTGGAATCACATATTATGCTCAAAAAGAATTGGGAGATGTAGTTTATGTAGAGCTTCCAGAGCTTGGAAAAGAAATAAAGCAGGGAGAAGTTATTGCTACTTTGGAATCTGTAAAAACTGCGTCTGAAGTTTATTCTCCACTTTCAGGAAAAATTATTAAAATAAATGAAAAATTAAAAGATAAACCTGAATTAATAAACGAAGATCCATATAACAATGGATGGATAGTAGTACTAGAAATCTCTAATCCCCAGGAATATAATAATCTATTATCTTGTGAAGAATACAAAAAGTTTATAGAGGAATAA